DNA sequence from the Cytophagia bacterium CHB2 genome:
GCAGCAAGCCCATGGGAATGGCAACGAGGCCGCCAACAAATAAAAACGCCAAATTCAAAACATCTGAAAGCCCGAGCACCAGCATCACGACTCCCGCAACACTCAAAATCCACCCCGCTGGCATAACCCAGCGTTCGGTTGAATGAGCAGTGGTTTGGCGGGAGGCCGTCATGATTATGAGATTCCTTTGCAGAATTGCCGTATGCCCTCGAGCGATCATGGCATAGGCCAGTCACCAGACTGCATGATGGGGAAAGTCAAAATAAAAATTTCTTCGCTCAGGTGAGTTGCTTCCTGCAATGACAAAACATATGCCACGAATGGGCGAAAAATTTTTGAAAATCAAACATGCAAATTAAAGAGTTGCAGCACCCTGGGTGGAGAGAGGGAAATGGGAAAGGCAACAAAGTGTTGCGCTCAGGCAACGCTTGGTCGGGTAGAAGGCGAGAAAGCATATTGAATTCAATGGACTTTGCCTTGTTGCCGGCACGCAACAGAGAGAAGACCAGGCATGTGGAGTCGCCTCCACACGCGCTCTGGCGAAGCGGAACAATCAATCTCCGGAAGCGAGAATGCGGTAAATTGTAGCGCGATTCACGCCGGCCTCCTCAGCGGCGCGCGTGTAGTTGCCCTCGTGGCGCCTGAGTTTTTCATGGAAATAGTCTTGCTGAAACTGGTCGATCAACTTTTCCTTCGCCTGTTCGTAAGGCAGATCGAAAAGTGGGAGGAAGAGTTCTGGAGAAGTATTTTTGCGCGGTGGGAGGGAGAGACGCGAACGGTCAATTTTGCCATCTTTGCTGAACAAAACGAGATTCTCGATCGCGCTGGTCAGCTCGCGCACGTTGCCGGGCCAATCATATTGCAGCCAGTCCTGCATAACGTCGGCAGGAATCTCAGGGGGTAAACGATGCAACATCAGACTGAAATATTCGAGATAATAGTTGATTAACGGCGGAATATCTTCACGGCGCTGGCGCAACGGCGGCACGTGAATGTTCACGCGATTGATGCGATAAAACAAATCCTGCCGAAAGCGTCCGGCTTTCGTCTCTTCTTCGAGATTGTGATTGGTGGCGGCAATCAGGCGCACGTCAGCGTGTTGCTCATGCGTTTTGCCGATGCGATTGAATTTGCCGTATTCCACCGCGCGCAAAATTTTGGGTTGGGATTCCAGCGGTAAATCGCCGACTTCATCGAGAAACAATGTACTCAGATGGGCCGCTTCGAATTTGCCGCGTTGCTGGCGGTCAGCGCTGGTAAACGAGCCGCGTTCGTGGCCAAAGAATTCACTTTCAAACAACGGCGCGGCGAGATTGCTGCAATTGACGACGAACAGCGGCCGTTCCGCGCGCAGGCTGCGGCGGTGAATCTCACGTGCCACCAGTTCTTTGCCGGCGCCTGATTCGCCGGTGATCAGGACCAGGCGATCACTCGGTGCAACGGCGTCGATATCTTCGATGAGCTTGCGCATTGCCGGACTCTCGGCAATGAATTTGGGATACTGGCGCTGCAATTCGTCGCGATAGGCGCGGCGCCATGCCACATTTTGCAGGTGCTGCTTGAGATGCGCACGCAATTCTTTGAGATTGGGCGCCTTACTGCAATAATCGAGCGCGCCGAGCCGGCCGGCTTGATGCGCTGTCTCAATAGAAGCGTGCTCGGTAACGATGATAACGCCGGCATCGGGATCGGCCTGTTTGAGCCGGCGCAGCGTTTCAATGCCGTCAATGCCGCGCCCGAGCTTCAAATCAACCAAAATGAGATCTGCGGCAACCTCTTGAAATTTGCGCAAGCCGTCTTCGCCGTTTGCGGCGGTCACCACATTGAATTCTTCGCCGGTCAGCAGGATGAAATCCTGAGCAAATTGCGGTTGATCGTCGATAATCAAAAGCGTGTGTTTTTCGGAATTCGAATTCATGCGAACCCGGTTCTGGAAGTGAGGTTTGATTAGCTCTACTGTGGTACAATTTTTAATATGCCCAAGTAGAATTAACACGGTAACCAAAATGAAAACCGTACAGGTTAACTCTGAGATGATAGACGAAGCAGAAAAAACGTGACGACAGCATCTTGGTGCCTACTGCGCTGTGTTGTATAAGTATCTCATCTTGTCATCCTGGAAGGAGCTTGTGAAGCTCCAGGCCACATGCCGAGTACTTCACAAGATCCCGCCTGGTGGGATGACATTTCAAGATAGCCTCGAACAAATCAAGATAGCAGCACGCTAGATTTTTACCCCCCTTTGTCGTGCCTGCAGAATGGCACGCACAAAAAAAACTTTACTGGGATGATGCCTCGGCAGATGCGCAGAGATGGTCGCGCGATCAAACGACTCCGTTTTGCTTAAGAAGCGCGAAATTTCAGCCACCTCTTGCGGTGAAATGATGTCATCCAAATTCTCGATTTTTCCATCCAACGCCAATTCTTTCGCATGTCCCCAAATGGTGCTCTCTTCCAATGCGCGCGCTTGCGCCACTTCTGTGATCGACAAGCCTTGACGCAAAAGCTGCAGCGTCTGCAAAAGAGTTCCGCCCTTGATTTTCCTGGGACTCGTTGCGCGCTGTC
Encoded proteins:
- a CDS encoding sigma-54-dependent Fis family transcriptional regulator; the protein is MNSNSEKHTLLIIDDQPQFAQDFILLTGEEFNVVTAANGEDGLRKFQEVAADLILVDLKLGRGIDGIETLRRLKQADPDAGVIIVTEHASIETAHQAGRLGALDYCSKAPNLKELRAHLKQHLQNVAWRRAYRDELQRQYPKFIAESPAMRKLIEDIDAVAPSDRLVLITGESGAGKELVAREIHRRSLRAERPLFVVNCSNLAAPLFESEFFGHERGSFTSADRQQRGKFEAAHLSTLFLDEVGDLPLESQPKILRAVEYGKFNRIGKTHEQHADVRLIAATNHNLEEETKAGRFRQDLFYRINRVNIHVPPLRQRREDIPPLINYYLEYFSLMLHRLPPEIPADVMQDWLQYDWPGNVRELTSAIENLVLFSKDGKIDRSRLSLPPRKNTSPELFLPLFDLPYEQAKEKLIDQFQQDYFHEKLRRHEGNYTRAAEEAGVNRATIYRILASGD